A region from the Lycium barbarum isolate Lr01 chromosome 8, ASM1917538v2, whole genome shotgun sequence genome encodes:
- the LOC132606630 gene encoding formin-like protein 13: MTLPRYVHETNIIHTVCFFYLIPKKRVDLCSHSMADHPYITRSKTSSLPERSWVVQGNEITMSDPAASIPIGVENIVTSSDPPETSEHGTAIQRDEHIARLTQEIENLRGELNRVRDLTNLSITLQNSPPEPRNTAPEPPRFPSLESPVPEHFPPQNNTPTNNNLPPITPANPPNPTSVYTPPQSQPTTYTNYTSPQSQPPTYTNYTPPQNQPPTYTTYATPNPQPVNPASQSLVHTPYVPLPTNTNPPPTITPLNPPNQPPTNTTYNTPPPVQNTPIAQTYPTQHMHGAHFVTPNAQYVPPVYATETQAFTNPVTVRFQPEVDQYEEIEKDAKAGADNILLKEIHSLKEAMRNLQVARGTKSVEYEDLCVQPDVDLPVGYKPPKFDTFNGTGDPHTHLRAYCDKLVGVGRDQNIRMKLFIRSLSGEALTWYTQQDVRKWRGWSDMAQDFMDRFSFNIDITPDRVYMTKLTKKVAETFREYALRWRSEAARVQPPMNDREMTATFIECQTGIFYEKMIGMMGQKFTEVV, encoded by the coding sequence atgactttacctagatatgttcatgagactaacatcattcATACTgtatgtttcttttatcttattcccaagAAGAGAGTTGATTTGTGTTcacactcgatggccgaccatccttacatcacgaggtcaaagacgtcatcgctacctgaacgtagttgggttgtccaaggaaatgaaattactatgtctgatccggccgcatctattCCAATTGGTGTAGAAAACATCGTGACCTctagcgatccgcccgagacttccgaacacggaactgctattcaacgggatgaacatatcgcccgcctaactcaagaaattgagaatctacgtggagaattaaatcgggttagggacttgaccaatttatccatcacactccaaaattcacctcctgaacctagaaatactgcgccagaaccacctcgtttcccatcactcgaatccccagttcctgagcatttccCTCCCCAAAACAAtacacctaccaacaacaacttacctccgatcacccccgcaaatccaccaaatccaacatccgtctatactcccccacaaagtcaaccaaccacctacactaactatacttctccacaaagtcaaccacccacctacactaactatactcctccacaaaatcaaccacccacctacactacttatgctactcctaatccacaaCCCGTCAACCCagcaagtcaatcgctagttcacactccctatgttcctttgcccaccaacactaatccaccacctacaattactcctctaaacccaccaaatcaaccacctacaaacaccacttataacacaccacctccggtccaaaacacccccatcgcccaaacttatccaacccagcatatgcacggggcacactttgtcaccccaaatgcacaatatgttcctccggtatatgccacagaaacacaagcctttaccaacccagtaacggtcaggttccaacccgaggtggatcaatacgaagaaatagaaaaggatgcaaaggcaggggcagataacatattgctaaaagagatccacagtctcaaagaagcaatgagaaaccttcaagttgctaggggaactaaGAGTGTGGAATACGAAGATCTttgtgttcaacctgacgtcgatttacccgtaggctacaaaccgccgaaatttgacacattcaatggaacaggcgaccctcatacacacttaagggcttattgtgacaaattggttggagtgggcagagaccagaacataaggatgaagctcttcataagaagcttatctggcgaagcacttacttggtatacacaacaggacgtccgtaaatggcgtggttggagtgacatggcgcaagactttatggacagattcagtttcaATATCGATATCACGccggatagagtctacatgactaagttgaCTAAGAAAGTAGCTGAGACATTCCGCGAGTACGCGTTACGTTGGAgatcagaagcagccagggttcaacctccgatgaatgatagagaaatgactgctaccttcattgaatgccagactggcatattttacgagaaaatgataggtatgatgggacaaaaattcacagaagttgtctga